A part of Periophthalmus magnuspinnatus isolate fPerMag1 chromosome 19, fPerMag1.2.pri, whole genome shotgun sequence genomic DNA contains:
- the LOC117387532 gene encoding somatostatin receptor type 2-like: MAVEQWPFLTSLPNISFPESLMYDGYFLDNNSDYNMTERVNIHQDTTSSVVITFIYFVVCTIGLCGNALVIYVILRYAKMKTVTNIYILNLAVADVLCMMSLPFIALQLALVHWPFGEALCRVIMSVDSLNQFTSIFCLMVMSIDRYLAVVHPIKSTKWRKPRVAKLINLTVWGVSLLVILPTMMFSGLDIVPVCGIVWPEPQDVYYTAFIVYTFFIGFFIPLAVICMCYLLIIIKVKSSGMRVGSTKRKRSERKVTRMVSIVVAVFVLCWLPFYVFNVTSVTSSIKPTPVVKSTFDCVVVLGYANSCANPILYAFLSDNFKKSFQNVLCLKKVTGLDEIERSDSRADRSRMVHDAVIIGANLETHNASLLNGELQTSI; the protein is encoded by the exons ATGGCTGTCGAACAGTGGCCCTTCCTCACCAGCCTCCCCAACATCTCCTTCCCTGAATCCCTAATGTATGATGGTTACTTCCTGGACAATAATTCAGACTACAATATGACGGAGAGGGTCAACATTCACCAGGACACCACCAGTTCGGTTGTAATTACGTTCATCTATTTCGTGGTGTGCACCATCGGTCTCTGTGGCAATGCACTGGTCATTTACGTGATCCTACGCTATGCCAAGATGAAGACAGTCACCAACATCTACATCCTGAACCTGGCAGTGGCTGACGTTTTGTGCATGATGAGCTTGCCATTCATCGCTCTGCAGTTAGCTTTGGTGCACTGGCCCTTTGGAGAGGCACTGTGCCGGGTCATCATGAGTGTGG ATTCTCTCAACCAATTCACCAGTATTTTCTGCCTGATGGTTATGAGCATCGATCGCTACTTGGCTGTGGTCCATCCCATAAAGTCTACAAAATGGAGGAAGCCGCGTGTCGCCAAGCTGATAAATCTGACCGTGTGGGGGGTCTCGCTCCTGGTGATCCTGCCCACCATGATGTTCAGTGGGCTGGATATTGTTCCGGTGTGTGGGATCGTCTGGCCAGAGCCTCAGGATGTCTACTACACAGCCTTCATCGTCTACACTTTCTTCATTGGGTTCTTCATCCCCCTGGCGGTCATCTGTATGTGCTACCTGCTCATTATCATCAAG GTGAAATCGTCAGGCATGCGTGTGGGCTCCACCAAGCGCAAACGCTCGGAGCGCAAAGTCACCCGCATGGTGTCCATCGTGGTGGCCGTGTTTGTCCTCTGCTGGCTCCCGTTCTACGTCTTCAACGTCACCTCGGTAACCAGCTCCATCAAGCCCACCCCAGTGGTCAAGAGCACCTTTGACTGTGTGGTGGTGCTGGGCTATGCTAACAGCTGCGCTAACCCCATCCTGTATGCCTTTTTATCAGACAACTTCAAGAAGAgctttcaaaatgttctgtgtCTGAAGAAAGTGACTGGGTTGGACGAAATAGAACGCAGTGACAGCAGGGCAGACCGGAGTAGAATGGTGCATGATGCTGTTATTATTGGCGCTAACTTGGAGACTCACAATGCGTCCTTGTTAAATGGGGAATTGCAGACTAGCATTTGA